In Chthoniobacterales bacterium, a single window of DNA contains:
- a CDS encoding nitrilase-related carbon-nitrogen hydrolase: MQSLFETRWARFGAALGSGALLFFALGLRPVWWIAWIAPIPLLLAALHGSRAEARLLTAFASAVGLASLVPYYVSVQGPIGLIIIPLQIAQWIFIVSFTHTVVRRSDHWLTVFAYPLICSALDALISTFSPHGTFGSFAYTQMDALPVIQLASVGGTPAVVFVVSLFTSAVVLGLYQLRPRSQPILTYGFPVLLLVLAIVSGCWRLAKSRPAAVSVPVGMVAIDDVISQKIAPEKAEEIWRGYDDAVTRLAEAGARIVVLPEKIDPDEPHPEARRAALSETARRTAVFLVVGVGLREQSGWRNRAWLFGQNGDLLAAYDKQHLVPGWEGSMTAGDKNVIVSINDSRFGLSICKDMHFASFGRGYGKEGVVAVLEPAWDFGRDAWMAARIAALRGVENGYAVVHSARGGLLTATDRYGHFLAETPSSILPGSAVIAHVPTSSPSPTLYARFGGWFGWVCVGAAVLLRLPSIRRMRSA; encoded by the coding sequence GTGCAATCGTTGTTTGAAACCCGCTGGGCACGCTTCGGTGCGGCGTTGGGTTCCGGCGCACTTCTCTTTTTCGCGCTCGGATTAAGACCTGTTTGGTGGATCGCCTGGATTGCACCCATCCCCCTGCTGCTCGCCGCCCTCCACGGCAGTCGCGCCGAAGCTCGTTTGCTCACCGCTTTTGCTTCCGCTGTCGGTCTCGCGAGTCTTGTGCCCTACTATGTGTCGGTTCAAGGCCCGATTGGACTGATCATAATCCCCCTGCAAATCGCGCAGTGGATTTTCATCGTGAGCTTCACGCACACCGTTGTGCGGCGTTCGGATCACTGGCTCACTGTCTTCGCATATCCGCTGATCTGCTCTGCCCTGGACGCGCTGATCTCTACTTTTTCGCCTCACGGCACGTTCGGCAGCTTCGCTTACACGCAGATGGATGCGCTGCCTGTTATCCAGCTCGCGTCAGTGGGCGGAACGCCCGCTGTTGTCTTCGTCGTGAGCCTTTTCACGTCTGCGGTGGTGCTTGGTTTGTATCAATTACGCCCGAGAAGCCAACCGATCCTAACCTATGGCTTCCCGGTTCTGCTCCTCGTGCTTGCGATCGTGTCCGGCTGCTGGCGGCTGGCAAAGAGCCGTCCCGCCGCTGTTAGCGTGCCGGTCGGGATGGTCGCGATCGACGACGTGATCAGCCAGAAGATAGCGCCCGAGAAAGCAGAAGAGATTTGGCGTGGCTACGATGACGCGGTGACACGGCTGGCGGAGGCGGGGGCGCGGATCGTCGTATTGCCGGAGAAGATCGATCCGGACGAGCCTCACCCCGAGGCCCGCCGCGCCGCGCTTTCCGAGACCGCCCGACGCACTGCGGTCTTCCTCGTCGTGGGCGTCGGCCTAAGAGAACAGAGCGGCTGGCGGAACCGCGCCTGGCTCTTCGGTCAGAACGGCGATCTTCTAGCTGCTTACGACAAGCAACACCTTGTGCCCGGTTGGGAAGGATCGATGACCGCAGGGGATAAGAATGTCATCGTCTCAATAAACGACAGCCGCTTCGGCCTCTCCATTTGCAAGGACATGCACTTCGCTTCTTTCGGTCGGGGTTATGGCAAAGAGGGCGTTGTCGCTGTCCTCGAGCCGGCATGGGATTTCGGGCGCGACGCTTGGATGGCCGCACGCATCGCTGCCTTGCGCGGCGTCGAGAACGGCTACGCGGTGGTCCACTCCGCACGCGGCGGCCTCCTCACCGCGACCGATAGGTATGGTCACTTCCTCGCGGAGACGCCGAGTAGCATCCTACCCGGCTCTGCGGTAATTGCTCACGTGCCGACCAGCTCCCCTTCGCCCACTCTGTATGCGAGGTTTGGCGGCTGGTTTGGTTGGGTTTGCGTGGGCGCGGCGGTGCTCCTTCGGCTCCCGTCGATTCGGCGGATGCGCAGTGCGTAG